The Spirosoma radiotolerans genome has a window encoding:
- a CDS encoding glycoside hydrolase family 2 protein translates to MKTLRLLLTLLLLLLAEGLTHSQTPTPTQNLPRAAPIMSRWEKQLTPENAWREYPRPQLVRKQWQNLNGMWDYAITAKTAPVPTDFSGKILVPFAVESTVSKVNKGLTADQRLWYRRTVNLPTDWAGQRVLLHFGAVDYECMLWVNGGLVGSHTGGSDAFSFDVTDYLKDGQNQLVLGVTDPTSTGEQPRGKQLLNPNSIWYTPVSGIWQTVWMEPVPKQAYIEEIQLTPEVDSGRIRVDVLLDKPANNYTTAIRLTAMDGSQTVATTLVRAGRTAYLSLKNPKLWSPDSPFLYNLKAELVTVTDPFGEMPRNQRPRQDAALNKAFSSATVTGNPLDVVTSYFAMRKIAMGKGPSVATSVANQPVLLLNNKFVFQNGPLDQGWWPGSLLTPPSDEAMAFEIDFLKKSGFNMLRKHIKVEPDRYYYLCDKLGILVWQDMPSGFLEGQNEAPGDQSEPIRRSKGKEQFELELRRMMNRLHNHPSIVTWVVHNEGWGQYDNKRLADWVKALDPSRTVNASSGWNDLGAGDFYDIHTYQEEPHAPAPKADRVVVIGEFGGIGWPVQGHLWNPEMRNWGYQTYQSADDVLKAYQKKYAKIIEYYQKQALSAAVYTQTTDVEGEVNGLLTYDREVIKIPVETLRKIHAPLFK, encoded by the coding sequence ATGAAAACTCTCCGGCTTTTATTGACTTTACTTCTCCTTCTGTTGGCAGAAGGCCTCACCCATTCACAAACGCCAACACCCACTCAGAATTTACCCCGTGCAGCGCCCATCATGAGCCGGTGGGAAAAACAGCTCACGCCCGAAAATGCCTGGCGTGAATACCCGCGCCCGCAACTGGTTCGTAAGCAATGGCAAAATCTCAATGGCATGTGGGATTATGCGATCACGGCAAAAACAGCTCCGGTCCCAACAGACTTTTCAGGGAAAATTCTGGTTCCCTTCGCGGTTGAATCGACCGTCTCAAAAGTCAACAAAGGGCTCACGGCCGATCAACGCCTGTGGTATCGCCGAACCGTTAACCTCCCTACCGATTGGGCCGGGCAACGCGTCTTGCTCCACTTCGGTGCTGTAGACTACGAATGTATGCTATGGGTCAACGGGGGGCTTGTGGGGTCGCACACGGGCGGGTCCGACGCCTTTAGTTTCGATGTTACGGATTACCTGAAAGATGGGCAGAACCAATTGGTTTTAGGCGTAACAGACCCTACGTCTACCGGCGAGCAACCGCGCGGTAAACAGTTACTGAATCCAAACAGCATCTGGTATACTCCCGTATCCGGTATCTGGCAAACGGTCTGGATGGAGCCCGTGCCAAAGCAAGCCTACATCGAAGAAATTCAGCTAACACCCGAAGTCGACTCAGGACGTATTCGGGTCGATGTATTGCTCGACAAACCAGCTAATAATTACACAACAGCCATTCGATTGACGGCTATGGATGGTAGTCAGACAGTGGCCACCACGCTGGTTCGGGCGGGAAGAACGGCTTACCTATCCCTGAAAAATCCCAAATTATGGTCGCCCGACAGCCCGTTTCTGTACAATTTAAAAGCAGAACTGGTGACTGTTACCGATCCGTTTGGCGAAATGCCCCGTAACCAGCGCCCACGCCAGGATGCGGCCCTGAACAAAGCATTTTCCAGCGCCACGGTGACGGGCAATCCGCTCGATGTTGTCACCAGCTACTTTGCCATGCGTAAAATAGCAATGGGCAAAGGCCCGAGTGTTGCTACGTCGGTAGCCAACCAGCCAGTGCTGTTGCTGAACAACAAATTTGTGTTTCAAAACGGCCCTCTCGATCAGGGCTGGTGGCCTGGTAGCTTGCTGACACCACCATCAGATGAAGCCATGGCGTTCGAAATCGACTTCCTCAAAAAATCCGGTTTCAACATGCTTCGCAAGCACATTAAAGTTGAACCCGACCGCTATTATTACCTCTGCGACAAACTCGGTATTCTGGTTTGGCAGGACATGCCATCGGGTTTTCTGGAAGGTCAGAACGAAGCGCCGGGCGATCAGTCCGAACCCATTCGCCGGTCAAAAGGGAAAGAGCAGTTTGAACTTGAATTGCGCCGAATGATGAACCGGCTACACAACCACCCCAGTATTGTGACCTGGGTCGTGCATAACGAAGGCTGGGGCCAGTACGACAACAAACGACTGGCTGATTGGGTAAAAGCCCTTGACCCAAGTCGGACGGTGAATGCCAGCAGCGGCTGGAACGACTTGGGTGCCGGCGATTTCTATGACATCCATACCTATCAGGAAGAACCACACGCACCAGCGCCCAAAGCCGACCGCGTGGTCGTTATTGGGGAATTCGGTGGTATCGGCTGGCCAGTTCAGGGGCACCTCTGGAATCCTGAGATGCGCAACTGGGGCTACCAGACCTATCAATCGGCCGATGATGTATTAAAAGCCTATCAGAAAAAGTACGCCAAGATCATTGAGTATTATCAGAAACAGGCACTTTCGGCGGCCGTATATACGCAGACGACGGATGTAGAAGGTGAAGTAAACGGGCTACTCACCTATGATCGGGAAGTGATCAAGATTCCGGTCGAAACGCTTCGAAAAATCCACGCGCCATTGTTCAAATAG
- a CDS encoding mandelate racemase/muconate lactonizing enzyme family protein, whose translation MKTSRRSFLTKGAIASALAASTLTTFGEGLETAVHNAPLSSAPSDLKITDIKCGYTRGGHSLFVKIHTNQGIWGCGEAVDASVGTYHLVKLMGERIKGKSPLNVNRLFEDVRKSGFFEGAQSGIYISVLSAIETALWDLTGKALGMPVYQLLGGKFRDKIRVYCDTGAYRETDTSADAFGKSAKRAVDMGFTAVKYDIDERNDPNKYDAYNWTASPGELERMYNQIAGVRKAVGPKIDICVDMHGKYDVTTGRRVAKMMEPLNLLFLEEPIPAENPEAYRQIREASNTPICAGENHYLAHGFRKLLEIGAVDIIMPDLQKAGGLGEAQRIANLANLYYVPFAPHMVASYLGAMASSHVCASVPNFLILEWQIYFHEEPMFKEIVTFDGPMVEKGFIPLSNKPGIGVEINEEGMRKYAPKDVPFFV comes from the coding sequence ATGAAAACATCCCGTCGTTCTTTCTTAACCAAAGGAGCCATTGCCAGTGCCTTAGCTGCCAGTACACTAACAACGTTTGGCGAAGGACTGGAAACCGCCGTTCATAACGCGCCCTTATCGTCGGCCCCATCCGACCTGAAAATTACTGATATCAAATGCGGATACACACGGGGTGGACATAGCCTGTTCGTTAAAATCCACACCAATCAGGGCATTTGGGGTTGTGGCGAAGCCGTCGATGCCTCCGTGGGAACCTACCATCTGGTAAAACTGATGGGCGAGCGTATAAAGGGGAAAAGTCCGCTTAATGTCAATCGCTTGTTTGAAGATGTCCGGAAGTCGGGTTTCTTCGAAGGGGCACAATCCGGAATATATATTTCTGTATTGTCGGCCATTGAAACCGCGCTCTGGGACTTAACCGGTAAAGCTCTTGGTATGCCCGTGTATCAGCTGCTGGGTGGTAAATTCCGGGATAAAATTCGTGTTTACTGCGATACCGGCGCTTATCGGGAAACGGATACCAGCGCCGATGCGTTCGGGAAAAGCGCCAAACGAGCCGTTGATATGGGCTTTACGGCGGTGAAATATGACATCGACGAACGGAACGACCCCAACAAATACGATGCTTACAACTGGACGGCCAGCCCCGGCGAACTCGAGCGGATGTACAACCAGATTGCGGGTGTCCGCAAAGCCGTTGGTCCAAAAATCGACATCTGCGTTGATATGCACGGGAAGTATGACGTAACAACCGGCCGCCGGGTTGCCAAGATGATGGAACCCCTGAACCTGCTGTTTTTGGAAGAGCCCATCCCGGCCGAAAATCCCGAAGCGTACAGGCAAATCCGGGAAGCGTCGAACACGCCGATCTGCGCCGGTGAGAACCATTACCTGGCGCACGGCTTCCGTAAGCTTCTCGAAATAGGTGCCGTCGACATTATTATGCCTGACTTGCAGAAAGCGGGCGGTCTGGGCGAAGCGCAGCGGATTGCTAACCTGGCCAACCTGTACTACGTGCCGTTTGCTCCGCACATGGTGGCCTCGTATCTGGGCGCGATGGCATCGAGCCACGTATGCGCATCCGTGCCGAACTTCCTGATTCTGGAGTGGCAGATTTACTTCCACGAAGAGCCAATGTTCAAGGAGATCGTCACCTTCGACGGGCCGATGGTAGAGAAAGGATTCATTCCGTTATCCAACAAGCCGGGTATCGGTGTCGAAATCAACGAAGAGGGTATGCGGAAATATGCACCGAAAGACGTGCCGTTCTTTGTATAG
- a CDS encoding RraA family protein, which translates to MKKVIVMTAVLLLTGLASVSVAQQISKEELIFLTPDWKGERFPDGRPKVPDAIIKRMKLVTHEEAWAVMKGENYRYQYAGDWQTINPDSVLVGRALTATFMPGRPDVHRVTDEKGHTKDGRVKSQNAWPIDMLVKGDVYVVDQYGMHEDGPTIGDNLGNSIFAKTGNGIVYEGALRDVAGLKEIGGFTSYFRSYHPSHHNPEGNLNTTLVGINRPTRIGKVMVMPGDIVLGRDGGVAFIPPHLAEKVVKTSEIIRLRDMFGHLRLREQKYTPGQIDSRWSDAIEKDFSQWLNAHVSELPVPKEQIQEYLKTRTW; encoded by the coding sequence ATGAAAAAGGTAATCGTAATGACCGCTGTGTTGTTGCTGACCGGGTTGGCGTCGGTGTCAGTTGCGCAGCAGATTTCTAAGGAAGAACTCATCTTCCTCACACCCGACTGGAAAGGGGAGCGTTTCCCCGATGGACGCCCGAAAGTGCCTGATGCGATCATCAAACGCATGAAACTCGTAACACACGAAGAAGCCTGGGCCGTTATGAAAGGCGAAAACTACCGCTATCAGTATGCCGGTGACTGGCAAACGATCAACCCCGATAGTGTACTCGTAGGCCGCGCCCTCACCGCAACGTTTATGCCTGGCCGGCCGGATGTGCATCGGGTAACCGACGAAAAAGGACATACCAAAGATGGCCGGGTAAAATCGCAGAACGCCTGGCCAATTGACATGCTCGTAAAAGGCGATGTGTATGTGGTAGATCAGTATGGTATGCACGAAGATGGGCCGACCATTGGCGATAACCTGGGCAACTCGATTTTTGCCAAAACGGGGAATGGCATTGTCTACGAAGGGGCTCTTCGGGATGTAGCCGGACTAAAAGAGATTGGCGGTTTTACATCGTATTTCAGAAGTTATCACCCGTCGCACCACAATCCGGAGGGTAACTTGAATACTACGCTGGTGGGCATCAACCGCCCGACGCGTATCGGAAAGGTGATGGTGATGCCCGGAGACATCGTACTGGGCCGTGATGGTGGTGTGGCGTTCATTCCGCCCCATCTGGCGGAGAAAGTGGTGAAAACGTCGGAGATTATACGCTTGCGGGATATGTTCGGGCATTTGCGGTTGCGGGAGCAGAAGTACACACCGGGTCAGATTGATTCACGCTGGTCGGATGCGATCGAGAAGGATTTTTCGCAGTGGCTCAATGCCCACGTCAGCGAACTGCCCGTACCAAAAGAACAAATTCAGGAATACCTCAAAACCCGTACCTGGTAG
- a CDS encoding BlaI/MecI/CopY family transcriptional regulator — translation MPIRELTKAEEEIMRVLWQLKKGFVKDVLAELPEPKPAYNTVSTIIRILEKKELVGYTAYGKTHEYYPLISEEEYRRFQTEQLMANYFDNSLKKLVSFFVQDKTISLNEADEIIKLLNKQKDQ, via the coding sequence ATGCCGATACGTGAACTTACCAAAGCCGAAGAGGAGATTATGCGCGTGCTTTGGCAGCTCAAGAAAGGCTTTGTCAAAGATGTTTTAGCTGAACTGCCTGAGCCCAAACCCGCCTATAACACGGTTTCGACGATTATCCGCATTCTGGAGAAGAAGGAATTAGTGGGCTATACAGCTTATGGAAAAACGCATGAGTATTACCCGCTTATTTCGGAAGAAGAGTACCGGCGTTTCCAAACGGAGCAGTTGATGGCCAATTACTTCGATAATTCGCTCAAGAAGCTGGTGTCATTTTTCGTGCAGGACAAGACGATCAGCCTGAACGAAGCTGATGAAATTATCAAACTCTTAAACAAACAGAAGGACCAATGA
- a CDS encoding MFS transporter → MLRPTGGTLPTSSNYRWIIVALLFFATTINYLDRQVMSLLKPVLEKEFNWSETDYGDLVTVFTFFYGATTLLAGYIIDRVGTKLGYIGAILVWSLAAMGHALAGGTAGFMVARAMLGIGEAGNFPASIKTVAEWFPQKERALAVGIFNSGANIGAVVAPAIVPPLALMLGWQMTFILTGALGFLWIVAWWFYYEVPARHKRVSAAELTYITSDPVDATIAGDAAATDLLADKTTRYPIFANKAIWGFMSGKLLTDPIWWFFLFWLPSYLANIYHLDLKKLGLPLIVIYLAATIGSVGGGWLSSMLIRKGWHPTRARQWAMALFAIFVMPVMLISQMSSMWPVIAILSLAVAAHQAWSANIFTVAADQFPKQVISRVVGLGTMAGTLGGAVFPLIVGRILDHYKALGSLSQGYYIIFYIAGLAYLAAWTMLYIFVFSRVKARA, encoded by the coding sequence ATCCTGCGGCCTACCGGTGGTACGTTGCCCACCTCCAGCAATTATCGCTGGATAATTGTTGCGCTTCTCTTTTTTGCAACAACGATCAACTACCTCGACCGACAGGTTATGAGTTTGCTGAAGCCCGTTCTGGAAAAAGAATTTAACTGGAGTGAAACGGATTATGGTGACCTTGTCACCGTTTTTACGTTTTTCTACGGAGCGACAACGTTGCTGGCTGGCTACATCATCGACCGGGTTGGCACCAAACTGGGCTATATCGGGGCTATTCTGGTCTGGAGTTTGGCCGCCATGGGCCACGCGCTGGCGGGTGGTACGGCCGGATTCATGGTGGCCCGAGCCATGCTGGGCATTGGCGAGGCCGGTAACTTCCCCGCTTCGATCAAGACTGTGGCCGAGTGGTTTCCGCAGAAAGAGCGGGCGCTGGCGGTGGGTATTTTCAATTCCGGTGCCAATATCGGCGCTGTGGTTGCCCCGGCTATTGTGCCGCCCCTGGCCCTGATGCTAGGCTGGCAGATGACATTTATTCTTACAGGTGCGTTGGGTTTCCTCTGGATTGTGGCCTGGTGGTTTTACTATGAAGTACCCGCTCGGCACAAGCGTGTAAGTGCTGCTGAATTAACCTATATCACATCCGATCCCGTTGACGCAACCATTGCCGGTGATGCTGCCGCCACAGATCTGCTGGCCGATAAAACAACCCGTTATCCGATTTTCGCCAACAAGGCCATCTGGGGATTCATGAGTGGCAAGCTCCTGACCGACCCTATTTGGTGGTTTTTCCTATTTTGGTTGCCTTCGTACCTGGCCAATATCTACCACCTTGATCTCAAAAAGCTGGGTCTTCCATTGATCGTTATTTATCTGGCTGCGACCATTGGCAGCGTTGGGGGTGGATGGCTGTCGTCGATGCTGATTCGCAAAGGCTGGCATCCAACACGGGCGCGGCAGTGGGCCATGGCCTTGTTTGCCATTTTTGTCATGCCCGTTATGTTGATCAGCCAAATGAGCAGTATGTGGCCGGTCATTGCCATTTTATCCCTGGCTGTAGCCGCTCACCAGGCCTGGTCCGCTAATATTTTTACGGTTGCCGCCGATCAGTTTCCGAAGCAGGTCATCAGCCGGGTCGTTGGTTTAGGCACCATGGCCGGAACACTGGGAGGGGCTGTTTTTCCACTCATTGTAGGGCGCATCCTGGATCATTACAAAGCGCTGGGAAGTCTTTCACAAGGGTACTACATTATATTCTACATTGCGGGTCTGGCGTATCTGGCGGCCTGGACGATGTTGTATATTTTCGTTTTTAGCCGGGTGAAAGCTCGTGCCTGA
- a CDS encoding glutaminase family protein: MVSKQKNTALFVSISLLTFLFSGPLSAQDLRPPAYPLITHDPYFSVWSTTDKLTDSPTRHWTGKSQSLEGIVRVDGQAYQFLGAVPTTYEAIAPTGETQAYPAKYTFKKPTAGWEKTDYAATGWTSGTGPFGDTPEAKTKWTNSGPSNASTDIYYRREFNYDGNADPAKLVMSINHDDDVVVYLNGTKILDKPDYINEYIYLPLSAAGQKAIRKGKNVLAVHCVSPRGGSFIDVGIFNPVKTTGVTTATQTGVTVSATQTNYTFSAGPVNLAVTFMSPLLLDELEVVARPITYVTFEVRSQDRKSHSVQVFLSESGTMATNTIGQEVVLKAGQAPGLIYQTVGTEAQPILSKKGDNVRIDWGYAYLAVPQESGNQTGNGMAPGLKQAFLMTGQLPTDNKASVPGNKPRAAADVALATVLDFGSVSKPAEKHLMLAYDDLYSVQYFKQNLRPWWRRDEKTTMPALLQTAEKDYSRLKEKCDKFDTRLRADAKKAGGKEYADLCVLAYRQAIAAHKIVAGPKGETLFLSKENFSNGSIGTVDITYPSAPLFLLYNPTLLKGMMEPIFQYSESGRWKKPFPAHDVGTYPQANGQTYGEDMPVEESGNMLLLAGAISGAEGNVDYAKQHWKTLTTWVEYLKKDGFDPTNQLCTDDFAGHIARNANLSVKAILGIAAYGQMAAQLGDKTTAQSYLKTARDMAVKWQQLALDKTPGQKEHYDLTFENQGDTWSQKYNLVWDKLLGLDVFPKEVTAVEVDYYLTKQKPYGLPLDSRKTYTKSDWIIWTATLAKSDRDFEAFVKPVWKYVNETPTRVPLSDWHETTNAKQVGFQARSVVGGYYIKMLEGKLSK; this comes from the coding sequence ATGGTTTCAAAGCAAAAAAACACGGCTCTTTTCGTTTCGATCAGCTTATTAACTTTTCTCTTTTCCGGACCACTGTCTGCTCAGGATCTCCGCCCACCCGCCTATCCACTCATTACACACGACCCCTACTTCAGCGTCTGGAGCACCACCGATAAACTAACCGATTCGCCTACCCGCCACTGGACCGGAAAATCGCAATCGCTGGAGGGCATTGTTCGGGTAGATGGCCAGGCGTATCAGTTTCTGGGCGCTGTACCAACAACGTATGAAGCGATTGCCCCAACGGGCGAAACCCAGGCATATCCAGCCAAATACACGTTCAAGAAACCTACTGCGGGCTGGGAGAAAACGGATTATGCCGCCACTGGCTGGACATCAGGAACGGGGCCTTTTGGTGATACACCAGAGGCTAAGACCAAGTGGACCAACAGTGGGCCATCGAACGCATCGACCGATATCTACTACCGGCGGGAGTTCAATTACGACGGCAATGCCGACCCGGCCAAGCTGGTCATGTCCATCAATCACGACGATGATGTGGTCGTTTACCTCAACGGCACGAAGATTCTGGACAAACCCGACTACATCAACGAATACATTTATCTGCCGCTATCGGCCGCTGGCCAGAAGGCCATCCGCAAAGGCAAAAACGTGCTGGCCGTTCACTGTGTGAGTCCACGGGGCGGGTCGTTCATTGATGTGGGTATTTTCAACCCAGTCAAGACAACGGGTGTGACGACCGCCACCCAAACGGGCGTAACGGTATCGGCTACGCAAACGAATTACACCTTTTCGGCCGGACCAGTGAATCTGGCCGTCACGTTCATGTCGCCCCTGCTGCTGGACGAGCTGGAGGTGGTTGCCCGTCCAATTACCTATGTTACCTTCGAGGTTCGGTCGCAGGATCGCAAGTCGCATTCGGTGCAGGTGTTTTTGAGCGAATCCGGCACAATGGCAACCAACACCATCGGACAGGAAGTCGTGCTGAAAGCCGGGCAGGCTCCCGGCCTGATCTACCAAACCGTGGGCACCGAGGCTCAGCCCATTCTGTCAAAAAAAGGCGATAATGTCCGCATCGACTGGGGTTACGCTTACTTAGCCGTTCCGCAGGAAAGCGGTAACCAGACGGGAAATGGCATGGCACCGGGTCTGAAACAGGCCTTTCTGATGACGGGCCAACTCCCCACCGACAATAAGGCGTCGGTACCTGGAAACAAGCCCCGCGCAGCCGCTGACGTAGCCCTCGCGACCGTACTTGACTTCGGTAGCGTGTCGAAACCGGCCGAAAAGCACCTAATGCTGGCCTACGACGACTTGTATTCCGTTCAGTATTTTAAGCAGAATCTTCGTCCCTGGTGGCGACGGGACGAAAAAACAACGATGCCCGCCCTACTGCAAACAGCCGAAAAAGACTACAGCCGCCTGAAAGAGAAGTGCGACAAATTCGACACCAGATTACGCGCCGATGCCAAAAAAGCAGGCGGTAAAGAATACGCCGATTTGTGCGTGCTGGCGTACCGGCAGGCCATTGCCGCACACAAAATTGTAGCGGGCCCGAAAGGCGAAACGCTTTTCCTGTCGAAAGAGAACTTTTCCAATGGCTCGATCGGTACGGTAGATATCACGTACCCGTCGGCTCCGCTGTTTCTGCTGTATAACCCAACCCTGTTGAAGGGCATGATGGAGCCGATTTTCCAGTATTCGGAAAGCGGTCGGTGGAAAAAACCTTTCCCAGCACACGATGTAGGGACGTATCCACAGGCCAATGGGCAAACCTACGGCGAAGACATGCCCGTTGAAGAATCTGGCAACATGCTGCTACTGGCCGGTGCCATTAGCGGAGCCGAAGGTAATGTTGACTATGCCAAACAACACTGGAAAACCCTGACAACCTGGGTCGAATATCTTAAAAAAGATGGCTTCGATCCGACAAATCAATTATGCACCGACGACTTCGCGGGTCATATCGCCCGCAACGCCAACCTGTCGGTGAAGGCGATTCTAGGCATTGCGGCTTATGGTCAGATGGCCGCCCAGTTAGGGGATAAAACAACGGCACAGAGCTATCTGAAAACGGCGCGGGACATGGCCGTGAAATGGCAACAACTCGCCCTCGACAAAACACCTGGCCAGAAAGAACACTATGACCTGACCTTCGAGAATCAGGGCGATACCTGGAGCCAAAAATACAACCTAGTCTGGGATAAACTGCTAGGACTCGACGTGTTTCCGAAGGAAGTGACAGCGGTTGAAGTCGACTATTACCTGACAAAACAGAAACCGTACGGGCTTCCATTGGACAGCCGTAAAACCTACACCAAGTCGGACTGGATCATCTGGACGGCCACGTTAGCCAAATCAGACCGCGACTTCGAAGCGTTTGTAAAACCGGTTTGGAAGTATGTTAATGAAACGCCAACGCGAGTCCCCCTCTCCGACTGGCACGAAACGACAAATGCCAAGCAGGTGGGTTTCCAGGCGAGATCTGTTGTGGGCGGGTATTATATCAAAATGCTGGAAGGGAAGCTGAGTAAGTAA
- a CDS encoding M56 family metallopeptidase, which produces MNALDYLLKANLYGLLFASCYWFFLRRHTFFTLNRVYLLMSAVLSLVLPLASLPAQTVETLPADWPVPVGVINLPVTTVAMAPTQISQVNTALDWQLIAMLAYGLIALVFVLRLAVRVGRLYWLIERSERQVQANHILVVNLSGQASASDAPTFSFFRYLVLNPADKHNTLIIRHELVHIRQYHSADVLGLALLRALFWACPALWFIDKMLRQVHEFLADKEASQPTEYARFLLDYTFGLQPDALTNGFFNPPLLKQRIQMLYQTATPRWALGKYMLVLPLMLSLLAMTTARKEIKTLIRQATEDTITITGRIKSAISGKPLAGSIVLISGTRKGTQTNAKGFFTLINVPKNATLSVSFVGFQTMTIPVDGRTAISASLALTDPNELPTMGATAAYRAVKPNPAMPIRTPPSVDTINGEVYRAVEERAVFPTGIPGLMQYVAHALRYPEKARTNGIEGSVLVSFVVLPTGAIGSASVKRGIGGGCDAEALRIVKHMPYWLPARQNGQAVATQHVLPIQFSLEKKTEDKRTGQVMSGSKTSSEQPAVNILDNNKHDGIALYNEMLANSRTRWRYLPDSIRKSSSSVTIRSNGFSIGDPLYIVDGVEAKNGIGYLTPKDIDNATVLKGESAASYGEKGKNGVVLITTKKK; this is translated from the coding sequence ATGAACGCGCTCGACTATCTACTTAAAGCGAACCTGTACGGGCTGCTGTTTGCGAGCTGCTACTGGTTCTTCCTGCGTCGGCACACGTTTTTTACGTTGAACCGGGTGTATCTGCTGATGTCGGCGGTTCTGTCGCTGGTTTTACCATTGGCCAGTTTACCTGCGCAAACGGTTGAGACCTTGCCCGCTGACTGGCCGGTACCCGTGGGCGTCATCAACTTACCCGTGACCACTGTGGCTATGGCACCCACCCAAATTAGTCAGGTGAATACAGCGCTCGACTGGCAGCTAATAGCCATGCTTGCGTATGGCCTTATTGCCCTGGTGTTCGTGCTGCGCCTGGCTGTCCGGGTGGGCCGTTTATACTGGCTCATTGAACGATCCGAGCGGCAGGTTCAGGCCAATCACATACTGGTGGTAAACCTATCCGGACAGGCCAGTGCCTCTGACGCACCTACTTTTTCGTTTTTCCGGTATCTGGTTCTTAACCCAGCCGATAAACACAATACCCTCATCATCCGGCATGAGCTGGTGCATATTCGCCAGTACCACAGTGCCGATGTGCTTGGCCTGGCCCTGCTTCGGGCGTTGTTCTGGGCGTGCCCGGCCTTGTGGTTCATCGACAAAATGCTACGGCAGGTACACGAATTTCTGGCAGATAAAGAAGCCAGTCAGCCAACCGAATACGCCCGCTTTCTGCTTGACTACACGTTTGGCCTACAACCCGACGCGCTTACCAACGGCTTTTTTAACCCGCCTTTACTCAAACAGCGTATTCAGATGCTTTATCAGACAGCTACGCCACGCTGGGCACTAGGAAAATATATGCTGGTGCTCCCTCTGATGCTGAGTTTACTGGCCATGACTACCGCCCGGAAAGAGATTAAAACTCTCATCCGTCAGGCAACTGAGGATACAATAACCATTACAGGGCGAATAAAAAGCGCCATAAGTGGAAAGCCGTTGGCAGGGTCTATTGTCTTAATTAGCGGCACAAGAAAAGGGACACAAACAAATGCAAAAGGCTTCTTCACTCTTATAAATGTTCCCAAGAATGCGACATTAAGCGTCAGTTTTGTTGGATTTCAAACGATGACCATACCGGTTGATGGGCGAACAGCGATTAGCGCATCATTAGCCTTGACCGACCCAAACGAACTACCCACTATGGGCGCTACGGCAGCGTATAGAGCCGTCAAACCTAATCCTGCTATGCCGATACGTACACCGCCATCAGTTGATACCATCAATGGTGAGGTGTATAGGGCGGTCGAAGAACGGGCTGTTTTTCCAACGGGTATTCCAGGATTGATGCAATATGTAGCTCACGCACTGCGCTATCCGGAAAAGGCTCGGACCAATGGAATTGAGGGCAGTGTGCTGGTATCGTTCGTTGTATTGCCAACAGGTGCTATCGGCTCAGCCAGCGTGAAAAGGGGCATCGGTGGTGGTTGTGACGCCGAGGCCCTCCGTATCGTGAAACACATGCCGTACTGGCTACCAGCTAGACAAAACGGGCAGGCAGTTGCCACACAGCACGTTTTACCTATTCAGTTTTCACTGGAAAAGAAAACCGAGGATAAACGAACTGGGCAGGTCATGTCTGGCTCAAAAACTAGTTCGGAGCAGCCAGCCGTCAATATTCTGGACAACAACAAACATGACGGTATTGCCTTATATAACGAGATGTTAGCCAACAGTAGAACTCGTTGGAGATACCTACCGGATTCCATTAGAAAATCTAGTTCGAGTGTCACTATTCGGAGTAATGGATTCAGTATAGGTGATCCACTGTATATCGTTGATGGTGTTGAGGCCAAAAATGGCATTGGTTACCTCACCCCAAAAGACATTGACAATGCCACTGTTTTAAAGGGTGAATCAGCCGCTAGCTACGGCGAGAAAGGCAAAAATGGAGTCGTACTCATAACCACAAAAAAGAAATGA